One window of Myxocyprinus asiaticus isolate MX2 ecotype Aquarium Trade chromosome 6, UBuf_Myxa_2, whole genome shotgun sequence genomic DNA carries:
- the LOC127442935 gene encoding zinc finger protein 501-like isoform X2: MDIKEESQNLNEVEEKHHPFETLNNFKTGQKSLSGSHTKNNFSQKRTKRKRVKKSFTCQHCGNTLTCKENLKKHMRIHTGEKPFSCHQCGKTFTQKASLKRHMRIHTGEKPFTCSHCGKSFRQACGLKDHLSFHSGEKSYSCDKYGKTFSSTSVLKKHQEIHLNEKSYLCSLCGKSFLQLHSLKEHQNIHAGVRDHVCSECGKAFHRACYLERHQRVHTGEKPYKCSHCGKSFTSSGNLKKHERVHTGERPYHCTSCGKGFTNSGNLKAHERVHTGERPYHCKSCGKSFIGSGNLKKHERVHTGERPYHCTSCGKSFSQSCNLQTHNKKNHCPGLTQ; the protein is encoded by the coding sequence ATGGACATTAAAGAGGAAAGCCAAAActtgaatgaagtggaggagaaacaccATCCGTTTGAGACACTTAATAATTTCAAAACTGGACAAAAATCGCTTAGTGGTTCACATActaaaaataatttctcacaAAAAAGGACTAAAAGAAAAAGAGTCAAAAAATCTTTCACTTGCCAACACTGTGGGAATACATTGACATGTAAAGAAAATCTTAAgaagcacatgagaattcacactggagagaagcctttttcctgccatcagtgtgggaagacTTTCACACAGAAAGCAAGTCTTAAGCGTcatatgagaattcacactggtgagaagcctttcacatgctctCACTGTGGTAAGAGTTTTAGACAGGCATGTGGTCTCAAAGATCATCTGTCCTTTCACTCTGGAGAAAAGTCATATAGCTGTGATAAGTATGGCAAAACATTTTCTTCAACATCAGTTTTAAAAAAACACCAAGAAATTCATCTAAATGAAAAGTCTTATTTGTGTTcactttgtggaaagagttttttaCAGCTGCACAGTTTAAAAGAGCACCAGAACATACATGCTGGTGTGAGAGATCATGTGTGCTCTGAGTGTGGGAAAGCCTTTCACAGAGCTTGTTACTTGGAACGTCACCAAAGagtccatactggagaaaaaccttacaagtgttcacattgtggaaagagtttcactagTTCAGGAAACCTAAAAaaacatgagagagtgcatactggagagaggccataccactgcacttcatgtggaaAAGGTTTCACAAATTCAGGAAACCTGAAAGcacatgagagagtgcatactggTGAGAGGCCATACCATTGTAAgtcatgtgggaagagtttcattgGTTCAGGaaacctgaaaaaacatgagagagtgcatactggTGAGAGGCCgtaccactgcacttcatgtgggaagagtttcagccAATCATGTAATCTACAgactcataataaaaaaaatcactgtccaGGGTTGACACAGTGA
- the LOC127442935 gene encoding zinc finger protein 501-like isoform X1: MMFIKEESEDMNYPEPCSSNAMKDEDTEEQRDLMDIKEESQNLNEVEEKHHPFETLNNFKTGQKSLSGSHTKNNFSQKRTKRKRVKKSFTCQHCGNTLTCKENLKKHMRIHTGEKPFSCHQCGKTFTQKASLKRHMRIHTGEKPFTCSHCGKSFRQACGLKDHLSFHSGEKSYSCDKYGKTFSSTSVLKKHQEIHLNEKSYLCSLCGKSFLQLHSLKEHQNIHAGVRDHVCSECGKAFHRACYLERHQRVHTGEKPYKCSHCGKSFTSSGNLKKHERVHTGERPYHCTSCGKGFTNSGNLKAHERVHTGERPYHCKSCGKSFIGSGNLKKHERVHTGERPYHCTSCGKSFSQSCNLQTHNKKNHCPGLTQ, translated from the exons atgatgtttattaaagaagagagtgaGGACATGAATTATCCAGAACCATGCAGTTCAAATGCCATGAAagatgaagatactgaggaacaaagag aCCTGATGGACATTAAAGAGGAAAGCCAAAActtgaatgaagtggaggagaaacaccATCCGTTTGAGACACTTAATAATTTCAAAACTGGACAAAAATCGCTTAGTGGTTCACATActaaaaataatttctcacaAAAAAGGACTAAAAGAAAAAGAGTCAAAAAATCTTTCACTTGCCAACACTGTGGGAATACATTGACATGTAAAGAAAATCTTAAgaagcacatgagaattcacactggagagaagcctttttcctgccatcagtgtgggaagacTTTCACACAGAAAGCAAGTCTTAAGCGTcatatgagaattcacactggtgagaagcctttcacatgctctCACTGTGGTAAGAGTTTTAGACAGGCATGTGGTCTCAAAGATCATCTGTCCTTTCACTCTGGAGAAAAGTCATATAGCTGTGATAAGTATGGCAAAACATTTTCTTCAACATCAGTTTTAAAAAAACACCAAGAAATTCATCTAAATGAAAAGTCTTATTTGTGTTcactttgtggaaagagttttttaCAGCTGCACAGTTTAAAAGAGCACCAGAACATACATGCTGGTGTGAGAGATCATGTGTGCTCTGAGTGTGGGAAAGCCTTTCACAGAGCTTGTTACTTGGAACGTCACCAAAGagtccatactggagaaaaaccttacaagtgttcacattgtggaaagagtttcactagTTCAGGAAACCTAAAAaaacatgagagagtgcatactggagagaggccataccactgcacttcatgtggaaAAGGTTTCACAAATTCAGGAAACCTGAAAGcacatgagagagtgcatactggTGAGAGGCCATACCATTGTAAgtcatgtgggaagagtttcattgGTTCAGGaaacctgaaaaaacatgagagagtgcatactggTGAGAGGCCgtaccactgcacttcatgtgggaagagtttcagccAATCATGTAATCTACAgactcataataaaaaaaatcactgtccaGGGTTGACACAGTGA